A stretch of Thermodesulforhabdus norvegica DNA encodes these proteins:
- a CDS encoding energy transducer TonB yields the protein MRRSVFGSNGETREYAKGVGISALIHMSLVVILLWMPFVNRTESRQYISNVYRVHLISAKEVDRGKAVSKVKTSRTASTTRSPAPRQPVQPLYPVQKIDIPDTKTEGVPGLALKPLEPAPELEPQAKKPSQKIASWEKLIPVIPVKKSGEETAENRKTERTVEEGDAEYGLARRLYYSEVWRAIQKQWALPVEFLGRGDLEAVIVIKVRRDGKILSMRFEKKSGNSLFDDSAWKAVKKADPLPPFPRIYSPPAEEIGIRFRPELAGG from the coding sequence ATGAGACGCTCCGTTTTCGGAAGTAATGGAGAAACCCGGGAATATGCCAAGGGCGTTGGTATATCGGCCCTGATACATATGAGTCTTGTCGTTATCTTGCTGTGGATGCCCTTTGTAAACCGAACGGAAAGCCGACAATACATATCGAACGTTTATCGCGTACATCTCATATCGGCGAAAGAAGTTGACCGGGGAAAGGCTGTTTCAAAGGTAAAGACGAGCCGAACGGCCTCAACGACCAGATCGCCTGCCCCCCGGCAACCCGTCCAGCCCTTATATCCGGTGCAGAAAATAGATATCCCCGATACGAAAACCGAAGGCGTCCCGGGACTTGCCTTAAAGCCACTGGAACCAGCACCGGAGCTTGAGCCTCAGGCGAAGAAACCTTCACAGAAAATTGCTTCCTGGGAAAAACTCATCCCGGTCATTCCCGTCAAAAAATCAGGGGAAGAAACGGCAGAAAACCGTAAAACCGAAAGGACCGTGGAAGAAGGCGACGCCGAGTACGGGCTTGCAAGAAGGCTTTATTACAGCGAAGTGTGGAGGGCCATACAGAAACAGTGGGCGCTACCTGTGGAATTTTTAGGCAGAGGCGATCTTGAAGCCGTTATTGTGATTAAAGTAAGACGTGATGGGAAAATTCTTTCAATGCGCTTTGAAAAAAAATCGGGAAACTCCCTTTTTGACGATTCGGCCTGGAAGGCCGTCAAGAAAGCCGATCCATTGCCGCCCTTTCCGAGGATTTACAGCCCTCCAGCCGAAGAAATCGGAATCAGGTTCAGACCCGAGCTTGCCGGAGGATAA
- the ybgF gene encoding tol-pal system protein YbgF, whose amino-acid sequence MRYAIPVFLILITAFSMGCVTTQEQTLLQQRLAMLEQRVGELEKKVQNTEEERKAKADLMARLDNLQLQMGRMEGRLQELEHKIEKGQMPVTTSPVIARPPEPARQETPSMSPEEALYSEALKAFQQKNYSLSEEKFKQFADNYPDSSLADNAFFWLGEIYFIRGNYLKAIEYYQQVIDKYPKGNKVASSLYKQAKAWEALGDRTAARILYEKVIEKAPNSAEARLAKEALESLKKSPQ is encoded by the coding sequence ATGCGATATGCTATCCCGGTTTTCCTGATCCTGATTACGGCTTTTTCTATGGGGTGCGTGACGACTCAGGAACAAACCCTCTTACAGCAAAGACTTGCCATGTTAGAGCAACGCGTCGGAGAGCTGGAGAAAAAAGTTCAAAATACCGAAGAAGAAAGGAAGGCAAAAGCCGATCTCATGGCACGCCTTGATAATCTGCAGTTACAGATGGGGCGCATGGAAGGGCGTTTGCAGGAACTTGAGCATAAGATTGAAAAGGGACAGATGCCCGTTACGACATCACCTGTAATCGCCAGGCCGCCAGAGCCTGCCCGGCAAGAGACGCCTTCAATGTCCCCTGAGGAAGCACTCTACTCAGAAGCTTTAAAGGCCTTTCAACAAAAGAATTATTCGCTATCAGAAGAAAAATTTAAACAATTTGCCGATAATTACCCGGATTCGTCCCTTGCGGACAACGCCTTTTTCTGGCTCGGTGAAATCTACTTTATAAGAGGAAACTATCTCAAAGCTATTGAATATTACCAGCAGGTGATAGACAAATACCCAAAGGGCAACAAGGTAGCCAGTTCGCTCTACAAGCAGGCCAAAGCCTGGGAGGCTCTGGGAGACAGAACGGCAGCGCGAATACTTTACGAAAAGGTCATTGAGAAGGCCCCGAACAGCGCTGAAGCCCGACTGGCAAAAGAGGCTCTGGAATCCCTGAAAAAGTCACCACAATAG
- the bamA gene encoding outer membrane protein assembly factor BamA, translating to MKKGPTNQSTYDVAALLTTTELEFLPNSYKRAAGYISKITPGFYVLCACVLLIFCTPYPSGADEPRLQVALISFIGNRSFSDSRLKGLMKTREKGLLGIFEKAYYDEEIFESDLKRIEDFYRSEGFYDVQVSKGEVKQIGPKLIRLTVKVHEGEPVRISSIDLTVNGEKNTSWHDELLKLIPLKKGQRFRIEDFDKTEKNILKYLADWGYPKAQVKRKARIFKQSLQARVSISVETGPPCTFGTLRIEGLNRVNPKEIWLNLQFKPGERFSARKIQNSQRKLYDTQLFTYVDIRVEGLDTEETELPVVITVVEARPYTVRAGVGYGTEEQLRGKLELEARRFLGDGRTLRGLLKGSFIEQLAELQFYQPHFPGKDQSIEWNTGWDHEDQESYTVNTFYSRPRFNVKISNKWSWYAGHNLEFNDLTGVDIAPDTDDLLDRQKDNYFISSIVSGFTGRYVDDILDPNRGFQIFSSTEWASSLTGSDVAFIKTTWEGRAYIPLSSFVLALRARWGTIVNLENDQKIPIFKRFFAGGSNSVRGYPYQKLGPLDSEGNPLGGSSVLEANVDLRFPLKIKGRSFQGVLFFDMGQVYPGQLSLDPTDLRYTIGAGLRYQTPIGPIRVDLGYQLNPPDQDFFGPLQIYFSIGQAF from the coding sequence GTGAAAAAAGGGCCGACAAATCAGAGCACTTACGATGTTGCTGCTTTGCTCACGACTACCGAATTGGAATTTCTACCTAACTCGTACAAAAGGGCAGCCGGTTACATTTCGAAGATAACCCCGGGCTTCTACGTACTTTGCGCCTGCGTACTCCTTATTTTTTGCACGCCCTACCCTTCCGGGGCGGATGAACCGAGATTACAGGTAGCATTGATAAGCTTTATCGGTAATCGGTCCTTTTCGGACAGCCGGTTAAAGGGCCTTATGAAAACCAGGGAGAAAGGGCTACTGGGGATTTTTGAAAAGGCCTATTACGACGAAGAGATCTTCGAATCCGACCTAAAAAGAATAGAAGATTTTTACCGTTCTGAAGGGTTTTACGATGTTCAGGTCAGCAAAGGAGAAGTGAAACAGATCGGCCCAAAGCTGATCAGGCTTACGGTAAAAGTCCATGAAGGCGAACCCGTGAGGATATCCTCAATAGATCTAACGGTAAACGGCGAAAAAAACACATCCTGGCACGATGAGCTTTTGAAGTTAATACCCCTGAAAAAAGGTCAGAGATTTCGCATTGAAGACTTCGATAAAACGGAGAAGAATATTCTAAAGTATCTGGCCGACTGGGGTTATCCAAAGGCTCAGGTCAAAAGAAAAGCCAGAATATTCAAGCAATCTCTGCAAGCCAGGGTTTCAATATCCGTCGAAACAGGGCCTCCCTGTACCTTTGGCACCCTTCGAATCGAGGGCCTTAACAGGGTCAACCCGAAAGAAATATGGCTCAACCTTCAATTCAAGCCCGGAGAACGCTTTTCGGCCCGGAAGATTCAGAACTCCCAGAGAAAACTGTACGATACCCAGCTTTTTACCTACGTGGACATTAGGGTTGAAGGCCTGGACACAGAGGAAACAGAACTTCCGGTCGTGATAACGGTGGTCGAAGCCCGACCTTATACCGTCAGGGCGGGAGTCGGTTACGGCACCGAAGAGCAACTGCGAGGTAAACTCGAGCTGGAGGCACGGAGGTTCTTAGGAGACGGTCGTACACTCCGGGGCCTGTTAAAAGGGAGCTTCATAGAACAGCTGGCCGAATTACAATTTTATCAACCTCACTTCCCCGGCAAAGATCAATCTATCGAATGGAATACCGGCTGGGACCATGAGGATCAGGAAAGCTACACCGTCAACACCTTCTACAGCAGGCCCAGGTTTAATGTAAAAATCAGCAACAAGTGGTCCTGGTATGCAGGCCATAACCTGGAGTTCAACGACCTGACCGGCGTGGACATAGCCCCTGACACCGATGACCTCTTAGATCGCCAGAAGGATAACTATTTCATCTCCTCCATTGTATCCGGATTTACCGGTCGTTACGTCGACGACATCCTCGATCCCAATAGAGGCTTTCAGATCTTTTCTTCCACCGAATGGGCATCTTCTCTGACCGGCTCTGATGTAGCTTTTATAAAAACCACCTGGGAAGGAAGGGCTTATATCCCTTTATCAAGTTTCGTTCTGGCACTGCGTGCGCGTTGGGGAACGATTGTAAATCTGGAAAATGATCAGAAGATACCCATATTCAAGCGCTTCTTCGCCGGCGGAAGTAACAGCGTAAGGGGTTATCCCTACCAGAAACTGGGGCCTCTTGACAGCGAAGGAAACCCTCTGGGAGGATCAAGCGTTCTGGAAGCAAACGTCGACTTAAGGTTTCCCCTGAAAATAAAGGGGCGGTCCTTTCAGGGCGTGCTTTTCTTCGACATGGGCCAGGTCTATCCCGGCCAGTTATCACTTGATCCCACCGACCTGAGATACACCATCGGAGCCGGTTTACGGTACCAGACTCCCATCGGGCCTATAAGAGTTGACCTGGGTTATCAGCTGAACCCACCTGATCAGGACTTTTTCGGCCCTCTACAGATCTACTTCAGCATAGGTCAGGCCTTCTGA
- the tolQ gene encoding protein TolQ, whose amino-acid sequence MFCFGGFFLISSVLPSTNGSGIFELLGHTGILVRIVLLILIVMSVCCWGIIIAKFIRFRRVRKETISFILRFHQQKNLSVFYREASAFSETPLVHVFRAGYGELVRAIRGKEGEKLRPEAGELVRDSIFRTMHTALLIERGRLEKWLGLLASTGSSAPFIGLFGTVWGIMNSFRNIGLQGSANLAVVAPGIAEALIATAVGLATAIPAVIFYNYFSQKIRAVEIETRHFISDFMNFVDRDLMRRIASSPQGEEVHGIVTAGETGRAVL is encoded by the coding sequence ATGTTTTGCTTCGGCGGTTTTTTCCTGATTTCTTCTGTTTTACCGTCAACCAATGGATCCGGCATATTTGAACTCTTAGGACACACGGGGATTCTCGTAAGAATTGTACTGTTAATCCTTATCGTTATGTCCGTATGCTGCTGGGGTATTATTATTGCCAAGTTCATCAGATTTCGCCGTGTGCGAAAGGAAACGATATCTTTTATCCTGCGATTCCACCAGCAGAAAAATCTTTCGGTCTTTTACAGGGAAGCATCAGCCTTCTCGGAAACACCGCTCGTTCATGTTTTCAGAGCAGGATACGGCGAACTCGTAAGGGCAATCAGAGGAAAAGAAGGGGAAAAATTGCGCCCGGAAGCCGGAGAACTCGTGAGGGACAGTATTTTCAGAACCATGCACACGGCTCTGCTGATAGAAAGAGGACGACTTGAAAAATGGCTCGGCCTTCTGGCTTCAACGGGTAGCAGTGCTCCCTTCATCGGCCTCTTTGGCACCGTATGGGGCATAATGAACAGTTTCAGAAACATCGGCCTTCAGGGAAGTGCCAACCTCGCAGTGGTAGCTCCCGGCATTGCCGAAGCTTTAATCGCAACGGCCGTGGGTCTTGCAACAGCCATACCCGCCGTAATCTTCTATAACTACTTTTCTCAGAAAATCAGAGCCGTAGAAATCGAGACACGTCACTTTATAAGCGATTTCATGAACTTCGTAGATCGTGACCTCATGCGGCGAATCGCTTCTTCACCCCAGGGTGAAGAGGTTCACGGAATCGTCACGGCCGGTGAAACAGGAAGGGCCGTACTATGA
- the tolR gene encoding protein TolR codes for MRDYLYEEKDPHLVSDINVTPFVDVMLVLLVIFMVTAPLMMQGFDVKVPAAEAPAIESPEERLVVTVDATGKIYIDEYEVALEDLAPKLRAIYANRQDHKGIFLRADRALSYGTVMTVMSKIREAGIEDIGLITEPPEKR; via the coding sequence ATGAGAGATTATCTTTACGAAGAGAAAGATCCCCATCTCGTCTCGGATATAAACGTTACCCCCTTTGTCGATGTGATGCTGGTGCTTCTTGTGATTTTCATGGTAACGGCTCCTCTGATGATGCAGGGCTTCGACGTAAAGGTCCCGGCGGCAGAAGCTCCAGCCATTGAGTCCCCTGAAGAACGCCTGGTTGTGACCGTAGATGCGACGGGTAAAATTTACATCGACGAATACGAAGTAGCCCTTGAAGATCTCGCACCGAAGCTCAGAGCAATTTATGCCAATCGGCAAGATCATAAAGGCATCTTTCTGAGGGCCGATAGGGCTCTTAGCTACGGTACCGTTATGACCGTTATGTCAAAGATAAGAGAAGCCGGAATAGAAGACATTGGACTCATTACGGAACCTCCTGAAAAACGATGA
- the tolB gene encoding Tol-Pal system beta propeller repeat protein TolB, giving the protein MKSHLLVLLSVFFLCLLWGVKIQSRVYIDITEPNFRKLPVAVPDFKREGAENPELSSAMAELLRRDLDFSGAFSCLDPAGFLEDPQKMGTTAEEISFASWKRLGAEFLVRGSYLASGGQLHLELRLFDVVAGKMVLGQAYDGGIKDYRRMIHHFADMIMKYLTGTPGVFSTKIAFVNKDGGLQRLYVVDFDGSNPLLLTPEEKLVLSPSWSPDGNLIAYTAYRSEKTMGISLLSVFTGAVRTVYESSGVIAAPRFHPSQPLLAVSLSAEDNPDIYIMDASTGRIIKKAVGGWAIELPGSWSPDGKKIAYVSGETGSPQIYIVDVETGRRSRLTFYGNYNTSPAWSPDGSWIAYSGRTDGHHHIFLIRPDGTDLIQLTSGNHNDEAPVWSPDGRMIAFQSNRSGNYAIWIMLKNGQNLRRLTDIKGDQLLPAWSPRPTQP; this is encoded by the coding sequence ATGAAAAGCCATCTCCTTGTGTTACTCTCGGTGTTTTTTCTATGCCTGCTTTGGGGAGTGAAAATTCAAAGCCGCGTTTACATCGACATAACTGAGCCTAATTTCAGAAAACTCCCTGTAGCCGTACCCGACTTTAAGAGAGAGGGAGCCGAAAATCCCGAATTATCCTCAGCGATGGCGGAACTTTTGCGGAGGGATCTTGACTTTTCCGGAGCCTTTTCCTGTCTGGATCCTGCAGGATTTCTGGAAGACCCTCAAAAAATGGGAACCACCGCCGAAGAGATATCTTTTGCTTCCTGGAAGAGGTTGGGAGCAGAATTCCTCGTTAGGGGATCGTACCTTGCGTCGGGTGGACAATTGCACCTGGAATTAAGGCTTTTTGACGTGGTTGCAGGAAAAATGGTCTTAGGGCAGGCCTATGACGGCGGAATTAAGGACTACCGGCGCATGATACATCACTTTGCCGATATGATCATGAAGTATCTGACGGGAACACCCGGAGTTTTTTCCACCAAAATAGCCTTCGTCAACAAAGACGGGGGGTTACAGCGCCTTTACGTGGTTGATTTTGACGGATCAAATCCTCTTCTGCTGACCCCCGAAGAAAAACTCGTGCTCTCACCCAGCTGGAGCCCCGACGGAAACCTGATTGCCTATACCGCCTACAGAAGCGAAAAAACAATGGGCATTTCCCTTCTTTCGGTCTTTACCGGCGCAGTTCGCACCGTTTATGAATCCTCCGGCGTGATAGCAGCGCCCCGTTTTCACCCATCTCAGCCGCTTCTGGCCGTGAGCTTATCCGCCGAGGACAATCCCGACATTTACATAATGGACGCATCCACGGGAAGGATAATAAAGAAAGCCGTAGGGGGATGGGCCATTGAGTTACCCGGCAGCTGGTCTCCGGATGGGAAAAAAATTGCCTACGTCTCAGGAGAAACCGGCTCCCCGCAAATATACATAGTGGATGTCGAAACTGGTCGCAGGTCACGGCTTACTTTCTACGGCAATTACAACACATCTCCTGCATGGTCGCCTGACGGAAGCTGGATAGCCTACAGTGGCAGGACGGACGGTCATCATCACATATTCCTCATTCGTCCCGACGGCACCGATCTTATTCAGCTAACGTCCGGAAACCACAACGACGAAGCACCCGTGTGGTCTCCGGACGGCCGAATGATTGCTTTTCAGTCGAACAGATCTGGAAATTACGCTATATGGATTATGTTGAAAAACGGTCAAAACCTAAGGCGGCTGACTGACATAAAGGGCGATCAATTACTACCGGCCTGGTCACCTCGTCCAACACAACCTTGA
- the pal gene encoding peptidoglycan-associated lipoprotein Pal, with translation MKRCAAVLISVFVFMIAGCAKRVAYTPAPGAVPPGEAGAGIEQGKIIEDPRWRALGITTEEEKQEFLAAKEVFENRDIHFAFDSYELTEEAKRILEEKAEFLKRYPLVTVTIEGHCDERGTNEYNLALGERRAHSAWQYLVNLGIDPNRMTTISYGEEKPIALGHDEESWAKNRRAHFVLHY, from the coding sequence ATGAAACGATGTGCAGCGGTTCTAATTTCCGTGTTTGTCTTTATGATTGCAGGATGTGCAAAACGAGTAGCCTATACGCCTGCCCCGGGCGCCGTGCCGCCCGGAGAAGCCGGAGCAGGCATTGAGCAGGGCAAAATAATTGAGGATCCAAGATGGAGAGCTCTCGGTATAACCACCGAAGAAGAAAAACAGGAATTTCTCGCCGCAAAGGAAGTTTTTGAAAACCGGGACATTCACTTTGCCTTCGACTCCTACGAGTTAACCGAAGAAGCCAAAAGAATACTGGAAGAAAAAGCCGAGTTTCTCAAGCGTTATCCTCTTGTCACGGTAACCATCGAGGGTCACTGTGATGAACGCGGGACGAACGAATACAATCTGGCCCTAGGCGAACGCAGAGCTCACAGTGCCTGGCAGTATCTGGTCAACCTGGGCATAGATCCCAACCGCATGACCACCATAAGCTACGGAGAAGAAAAACCCATAGCACTGGGTCATGACGAAGAATCGTGGGCAAAAAACAGACGGGCCCATTTCGTACTTCACTATTGA
- a CDS encoding SIR2 family NAD-dependent protein deacylase, with protein sequence MEELYRKAAERIARARYGAALTGAGISVESGIPDFRSPDGLWSRYDPMEYGYIESFRRNPGRVWKMLIEMTGLLDRAMPNPAHIGLAELEKLGCVKTVITQNIDSLHQKAGNTDVIEFHGHARTLRCDDCSKRYDPGEVSLESLPPRCSCGGPLRPDVVFFGEPIPPIALHRAMDVARSCDVMMVIGTSATVAPASTIPVIAKENGAFIIEINPSPSALTGHVTDVYIPESAGKAVSEIVAIVREIKGYQEL encoded by the coding sequence ATGGAAGAGCTCTATAGAAAGGCCGCAGAAAGAATTGCCCGAGCACGTTACGGGGCAGCCCTCACCGGCGCGGGAATTTCCGTCGAAAGCGGAATACCCGACTTCAGAAGCCCGGACGGACTGTGGTCCAGGTACGACCCCATGGAGTACGGCTATATAGAATCCTTTCGAAGAAATCCCGGCCGGGTATGGAAAATGCTAATTGAAATGACGGGACTTCTTGACAGGGCCATGCCGAACCCTGCTCACATCGGGCTTGCAGAGCTCGAAAAGCTGGGATGTGTGAAAACCGTAATCACTCAAAATATCGACAGTCTTCACCAGAAAGCCGGGAACACGGATGTTATCGAATTCCACGGCCACGCCAGAACCCTGAGATGCGACGATTGTTCAAAACGCTATGACCCCGGGGAAGTTTCCCTCGAAAGTCTGCCACCAAGGTGTAGCTGTGGAGGCCCCCTGCGCCCCGATGTTGTCTTCTTCGGAGAACCCATTCCTCCGATTGCCCTTCACCGGGCAATGGACGTGGCACGATCCTGCGATGTGATGATGGTTATCGGCACATCGGCAACTGTGGCCCCCGCATCGACCATTCCTGTAATTGCAAAGGAAAACGGAGCTTTCATCATCGAAATAAATCCATCGCCATCGGCCTTAACAGGGCATGTAACCGATGTTTACATTCCCGAGTCTGCAGGAAAGGCAGTGTCCGAAATTGTCGCCATCGTAAGAGAAATAAAAGGTTATCAGGAGTTATAA